In Drosophila simulans strain w501 chromosome 3R, Prin_Dsim_3.1, whole genome shotgun sequence, a single window of DNA contains:
- the LOC6729007 gene encoding gustatory receptor for bitter taste 93a has product MTGKRAESWSRLLLLWLYRCARGLLVLSSSLDRDKLQLKAPKQGSRNRFLHILWRCIVVMIYAGVWPMLTSAVIGKRLESYADVFALAQSMSVSILAVISFVIQARAENQFREVLNRYLALYQRICLTTRLRHLFPTKFVVFFLLKLFFTLCGCFHEVIPLFETPHFGDISQKVATGFGIYMWLGTLCVLDACFLGFLVSGILYEHMATNIIAMLKRMEPIESQDERYRMTKYRRMRLLCDFADELDECAAIYSELYQVTNSFRRSLQWQILFYIYLNFINICLMLYQYILHFLNDDEVLLVSIAMAFVKFANLVLLNMCADYTVRQSEVPKKLPLDIVCSDLDERWDKSVETFLGQLQTQRLEIKVLGFFHLNNEFILLILSAIISYLFILIQFGITGGFEASEDIKNRFD; this is encoded by the exons ATGACCGGGAAACGAGCGGAAAGCTGGTCGCGATTGCTGCTCTTGTGGCTATATCGTTGTGCCCGTGGTCTTCTGGTGCTCTCCTCCAGCTTGGACCGGGATAAGCTGCAGCTGAAGGCGCCCAAACAGGGCAGCAGAAACCGCTTCCTGCACATCCTGTGGCGCTGCATTGTGGTTATGATATACGCGGGAGTATGGCCAATGTTGACCTCAGCCGTAATAGGCAAACGATTGGAGAGCTATGCGGATGTCTTTGCTCTGGCCCAGTCCATGTCGGTGTCCATTTTGGCAGTCATATCCTTTGTGATCCAGGCAAGGGCCGAGAACCAATTCCGAGAGGTGTTAAATAGATATTTAGCGCTCTACCAAAGGATATGCTTGACTACGCGGCTGCGGCACCTGTTCCCAACGAAATTTGTGGTTTTCTTCTTGCTAAAGTTGTTCTTCACCTTGTGCGGTTGTTTCCACGAAGTAATACCTCTGTTTGAAACCCCACACTTCGGTGATATCAGTCAAAAGGTGGCCACTGGCTTTGGCATCTACATGTGGCTTGGAACGCTCTGTGTCCTCGATGCCTGCTTCCTGGGATTTTTGGTGTCCGGAATACTGTACGAGCATATGGCCACCAATATCATTGCCATGCTGAAGCGAATGGAACCCATAGAGTCGCAGGACGAAAGATATCGTATGACTAAGTATCGCCGGATGCGACTCCTGTGCGATTTTGCCGATGAGTTGGACGAGTGTGCCGCTATCTACAGTGAACTGTACCAAGTCACCAACTCCTTTCGTCGGAGTCTACAATGGCAGATCCTCTTCTATATCTACCTAAACTTCATAAATATCTGCCTAATGCTGTACCAATATATTCTGCATTTTCTGAACGACGACGAGGTGCTCTTGGTGTCCATTGCCATGGCTTTTGTTAAGTTTGCCAATCTAGTATTGCTCAATATGTGTGCGGATTATACGGTGAGGCAGTCAGAAGTGCCAAAGAAATTGCCTTTGGATATCGTTTGCAGCGATTTGGATGAGCGATGGGATAAGAGT GTTGAAACCTTTCTCGGTCAGCTGCAAACACAACGACTGGAGATCAAAGTATTGGGATTTTTCCATCTCAATAATGAGTTCATCCTCCTCATTCTGTCTGCCATAATATCGTACCTCTTTATCCTTATTCAGTTCGGCATTACAGGTGGCTTTGAGGCGTCCGAGGACATTAAAAATCGTTTTGATTAA
- the LOC27207691 gene encoding putative gustatory receptor 93b yields MALRWSGLLVMPRILRCLNVSRISAMLLRSCFLYGTVFGVITFRIERKNSQLVAINRRGYLWICLVIRLLASCSYGYSYYAWSGQYDDLYLRAFFGFRLIGCLICSVIILVMQFWFGEELLSLVNRFLQLFRRMQSLTNSQKNRFGDRAEFLLMFTKVFSLLFVFMAFRLMLSPWFLLTLLCDLYTSVGTGMITHLCFVGYLSIGVLYRDLNNYVDCQLRAQLRSLNGENDSLNSQPKRQAISNLDKCLYLYDEIHQVSRSFQRLFDLPLFLSLAQSLLAMTMVSYHAFLRRQYSFNLWGLVIKLLVDVVLLTMSVHSAVNGSRLIRRLSFENFYVTDSQSYHQKVSPGAITLRFKFDTFPILQLELFLGRLHHQELRVFPLGLYEVSNELTLFFLSAMLTYLVFLVQYGMQSQQI; encoded by the coding sequence ATGGCTTTACGATGGTCTGGTTTGTTAGTCATGCCGCGAATACTGCGCTGCTTGAACGTTTCCAGGATATCTGCGATGCTCCTTCGCAGTTGTTTCCTGTACGGAACGGTCTTTGGAGTGATCACCTTTCGAATTGAGAGAAAGAACTCGCAGTTGGTGGCCATCAACCGAAGGGGTTACCTGTGGATCTGCCTGGTTATTAGACTTTTGGCAAGCTGTTCCTATGGCTACAGTTACTATGCCTGGTCTGGCCAATACGATGATTTGTACCTTCGGGCTTTCTTCGGTTTCCGATTGATCGGCTGTCTGATCTGCAGCGTCATTATCCTGGTGATGCAGTTTTGGTTCGGCGAGGAGCTCCTCAGCCTGGTCAACCGTTTCCTTCAGCTCTTTCGGCGAATGCAAAGTTTGACAAATTCTCAGAAAAATAGATTTGGTGACAGGGCTGAATTTCTCTTGATGTTCACTAAAGTATTCTCCTTACTCTTCGTATTCATGGCCTTTCGATTAATGCTCTCACCCTGGTTCCTGCTAACTTTACTGTGCGATTTATACACGTCTGTCGGAACGGGAATGATAACACATTTGTGTTTCGTTGGCTATCTCAGCATTGGTGTCCTTTACAGGGACCTGAACAACTATGTCGATTGCCAACTGAGGGCCCAGTTAAGATCACTGAATGGGGAGAATGATTCGTTGAATTCGCAACCAAAACGTCAGGCCATCTCGAATTTGGACAAGTGTTTGTATCTCTATGACGAGATACACCAGGTGTCACGCAGTTTCCAGCGACTCTTCGATCTACCACTTTTTCTCAGCCTCGCACAAAGTCTGTTGGCCATGACCATGGTTTCCTACCACGCCTTTCTGCGAAGACAATACAGTTTCAACCTCTGGGGCTTGGTCATCAAACTACTCGTCGATGTGGTGCTGCTGACCATGTCCGTGCACTCAGCTGTTAATGGTTCTCGATTGATAAGGCGGCTGAGCTTTGAGAATTTCTATGTGACTGACAGCCAGAGTTACCACCAAAAGGTGAGTCCAGGTGCTATAACCTTAAGGTTTAAGTTCGATACTTTTCCAATCTTGCAGCTGGAGCTTTTCCTGGGCCGCCTTCACCACCAGGAGCTGCGCGTGTTTCCTTTGGGCCTCTATGAGGTCTCCAACGAACTGACCCTATTCTTCCTGTCGGCAATGCTGACCTATCTGGTCTTTCTGGTACAGTACGGTATGCAGTCGCAGCAAATTTGA
- the LOC6729010 gene encoding putative gustatory receptor 93c gives MIERLKKVSLPALSAFILFCSYHYGRILGVICFDIGQRTSDNCLVVHNRHQFKWFCLSCRLVSVTAVCCFCAPYVAEIEDPYEWLLQCFRLSASLICGTCIIVVQICYEKELLRMINSFLRLFRRVRQLSSVKRIGFGGKREFFLLLLKFICLVYELYCEVCQLWHLPDLLAWFSTLCDIFLEIGSLMIIHIGFVGYLSVAALYSEVNRFARTELRRQLRSLERPAGCPVGRRQLRIVEYRVDECISVYDEIERVGRTFHRLLELPVLVILLGKIFATTILSYEVIIRAELYPSKIGMWGLVVKSFADVILLTLAVHEAVSSSRMMRRLSLENFPITDHKEWHVKWEMFLSRLNFFEFRVRPLGLFEVSNEVILLFLSSMITYFTYVVQYGIQTNRL, from the exons ATGATTGAACGTCTGAAGAAGGTGAGCCTTCCAGCTCTCTCGGCATTTATCCTTTTTTGCAGTTACCACTATGGCAGGATCCTGGGAGTGATTTGCTTTGACATAGGCCAAAGGACCTCGGACAATTGCCTGGTGGTCCACAATAGGCATCAATTCAAGTGGTTCTGTCTGAGCTGCCGGCTGGTCAGTGTCACAGCCGTTTGCTGTTTCTGTGCCCCCTATGTGGCGGAAATCGAGGATCCCTACGAGTGGTTGCTCCAATGTTTCCGTCTTTCGGCCAGTCTCATATGCGGCACCTGCATCATAGTGGTCCAGATCTGCTATGAAAAGGAGCTGCTCCGCATGATCAACAGTTTCCTGCGGCTCTTTCGACGAGTCAGACAATTGTCGTCCGTGAAACGGATTGGATTTGGAGGCAAACGGGAGTTTTTCTTGCTCCTTCTTAAATTCATCTGCCTGGTCTACGAACTGTACTGTGAAGTATGCCAGCTATGGCATCTACCCGATTTGCTAGCCTGGTTTAGTACGCTATGTGACATATTCCTGGAAATTGGCTCTCTAATGATCATACATATTGGATTCGTTGGGTACCTCAGTGTAGCCGCTCTTTATTCCGAGGTGAATAGATTCGCCCGTACCGAGCTACGTCGGCAATTGAGATCCTTGGAACGTCCTGCCGGATGTCCTGTGGGTCGCCGGCAACTGAGGATAGTGGAATATCGTGTGGATGAATGTATATCGGTATACGACGAAATCGAACGCGTAGGCCGCACATTTCATCGCCTCTTGGAACTGCCCGTTCTGGTTATATTACTCGGAAAGATATTTGCTACCACAATCCTATCGTACGAGGTAATAATCCGGGCGGAGTTGTACCCCAGTAAAATTGGAATGTGGGGTCTGGTGGTGAAGAGCTTTGCAGATGTGATACTCCTCACCTTGGCGGTCCACGAAGCGGTCAGTAGTTCACGAATGATGCGACGCCTGAGTCTGGAGAACTTTCCGATCACGGATCACAAGGAGTGGCATGTGAAG TGGGAAATGTTCTTGAGCCGCCTGAACTTCTTCGAGTTTCGCGTTAGACCCTTGGGATTATTCGAAGTGTCCAACGAGGTCATCTTGCTGTTTCTGTCCAGTATGATCACCTACTTTACCTATGTGGTTCAGTACGGCATTCAAACCAATCGATTGTAA
- the LOC6729011 gene encoding putative gustatory receptor 92a, with the protein MKATKYSVGILRFMSLYARFLSLVCFRLRKQKDNDVLMEEVWSNRSRWKWISVTLRIVPLCIYAYTYADWICNRMLITEKFLHSCSLVVSIPCYLSMIYLKIYHGPEVTKLVSQYLHIFRLGTLDIRRRSQFGGGRELFLLILSFCCQIHEYVFILVIASRLSGLPHIIWWVSYTYVCIICNSIMFFGFIWNLSLGVLYAELNDNLRFESGFQAAPLRKQQRIRVQKSMTLFKEISFVVTSLQDIFNVHLFLSAFLTLLQVLVVWFKMILDLGFSDFWIWSLSLKNLIQTLLPVLAIQEAANQFEQTRERALDIFFVGKSKHWIKSVEMFITHLNLNEFRVNLLGLFNVSNELFLVIVSEMFCFLVFVTQCVILSRRLYFI; encoded by the exons ATGAAGGCTACAAAATATTCCGTCGGAATCCTTCGCTTCATGTCCTTATACGCCAGATTTTTGAGCTTAGTCTGCTTTCGGCTTAGAAAACAGAAGGACAACGATGTCTTGATGGAGGAAGTTTGGAGTAATCGGTCGCGGTGGAAGTGGATATCGGTTACCTTGAGGATTGTGCCCCTGTGCATCTATGCGTACACGTATGCTGACTGGATCTGCAACAGAATGCTAATCACCGAAAAATTTCTGCACTCATGCAGTCTTGTGGTGTCGATTCCCTGCTACCTATCGATGATTTACTTGAAGATCTATCATGGCCCGGAAGTGACAAAGTTGGTTAGCCAATATCTGCACATCTTTCGCCTGGGAACCCTGGACATCCGTAGGAGAAGTCAATTTGGAGGCGGTAGAGAGTTGTTCCTGCTCATTCTTTCGTTTTGTTGTCAGATACATGAATACGTTTTTATATTGGTCATAGCGAGCAGACTTAGTGGTCTTCCACATATTATTTGGTGGGTTAgctatacatatgtgtgtattatATGTAATTCGATCatgtttttcggttttatttggaACCTAAGCCTGGGAGTTCTGTATGCTGAGCTGAACGATAATCTCCGCTTTGAGTCGGGGTTCCAAGCGGCACCTTTAAGGAAACAACAAAGAATTAGGGTACAAAAATCGATGACACTTTTCAAGGAGATTTCCTTTGTGGTTACCTCCTTGCAGGACATTTTCAATGTTCACCTATTTTTGAGCGCATTCTTGACACTTCTGCAAGTTCTCGTCGTTTGGTTTAAAATGATCCTCGATTTAGGGTTTTCCGACTTTTGGATTTGGTCACTGTCGCTCAAAAATTTGATCCAAACGCTCCTTCCTGTTTTGGCCATTCAAGAAGCGGCCAATCAATTTGAACAAACTCGGGAACGTGCTCTGGATATTTTCTTTGTTGGAAAGTCAAAGCATTGGATCAAATCG GTGGAAATGTTTATCACCCATCTGAACTTAAACGAGTTCAGGGTTAACTTGTTAGGCCTGTTTAATGTTTCCAACGAACTATTTCTAGTAATTGTATCTGAAATGTTTTGCTTTCTGGTTTTTGTAACACAATGTGTAATCCTGTCTCGCAGActctattttatttga